The Pontibacter korlensis sequence AGTTGCCGCGGTCATAAATAGCTATTGAACTATTCACTACACACTAAAATTATGGTTAATTTTTCTACCCAACTGCCTAAAGCTCCTCAAAAAGCAAAAAAAGTGCTGGCAGTACTGCTGTTAGCCTCCTGCCTGCATACTCAGGCAGCTACCACCAGTTTTGCGCAAAACCTCAACGACAAAACGATAACAGTTAACTTCAACCATGTTTCGCTTAAAGATGCACTTAGCGAAGTTGAGAAGAAAAGTGGCTTTCGCTTCATCTACGAAAGCAGTCTTTTAGATTCCTACAAAGATGTTAGTCTTCAGGTTTCCGAGGCCTCAGTTGCCAAAGTATTGGAGCAACTGCTCTCTACCACATCTGTGACTTATCAGGAGCAGGGTGAAAAGATAATCATCACAAGAAAAGACAAAGCTGAGTCTAGACCTAGTTCGCAACAGGGTGATATTTTCCTAATTAAAGGGAAAGTAGTTGACGCTGCCAATCCTCTGCCAGGTGTCTCTGTAGTAGTGAAAGGCACTTCTAACGGTACAGTGACCTCAGTGGATGGAAGCTTTGAGATCAGGGTGCGCCCTAACGATGTGCTGGTCTTTTCCATGATTGGTTTTCAGCCTGTAGAGCACAAAGTGTCTCAGCAGGATCAGAACATAAACATCACTCTAAAAGAGAACCTGCAAAGCCTGGGCGAAGTGGTGGTAGTTGGCTACGGAACACAGAAGAAGGAAAATGTAACAGGTGCTGTAGAAATGATTACGGCTGAAGCATTGGACAGCCGCCCCATTACCAGTTTAGAATCTGGCTTACAAGGATTGCTTCCAGGTTTAACAGCCATCAGCAACACCGGATTTCCTGGTGCCTCTGGTGCTACCTTACGTGTGCGTGGTACTGGCACTTTGAACAACTCAGAGCCGTTTGTTTTAGTGGACGGAATGCCCGGAATAGACATCAGCTCCCTTAACCCTGATGATGTTGAAAGTATATCTGTACTGAAAGATGCTGCCTCGGCTTCTATTTACGGTTCTCGTGCCGCCAATGGCGTTATACTTATCACCACAAAAAAAGGCCAGGCTAACCAGAAGCCAACAGTTGGCTACAACGGCTACTACGGCCTTCAGACTCCAACCGCTCTGCCTAAAATGCTGGGTTCAGTAGAGTACATGGAAATGCTGAACGAGTCTCAGCGCAACGTTGACCACCCGCTCACTTTTACAGACGAGCAAATCCAGATTGCACGAGAAGGCTCTGACCCTGATTACTACGCCAACACGAACTGGTCTGATGCCTTGCTAAAGGACTACGCGCCTCAGCAGAGCCACAACGTAAGTATAAACGGCGGCACTCCGGATCTTAACTACTATGCCTCGTACGGTAGGTTAAATCAGGAGGGCCTGGTAGTTGGCGATCAGTACAAAGCCACCAGAAACAATATGAAGCTGCGCCTGGGTGCAAACAAATTGTTCGACCTGTTGGACCTGGATGCCAACCTGAGCTACGTAGACCGCGAGCAAAACCAGCCAGCAGGCGGTACGGACTACAACTCCGGCCCAATTTACCAGACCTTTACTATGTCGCCACTTACGCCAGTAAGGTTCCAGAATGGCGAGTGGGGCTACGGCGGTGGCTCCAGTAACCCTGTGGCAGTTGCCACGGATGGGGGCTACAACAACTTCAAATCGCAGGAGTTTTATGGGAATTTGGCAGGTACAGTACACATTCTGAAGAACCTGAGTCTGAGAGCGCAGTATGGGGTAAACATCTTTAACCAGCTACGCTCCACCTTCAGCCGCAAAATAGACTACCTCTATCCTGAAACAGGAGACTTCTGGTACTCTAATATGACAGCAAACCAGCTGGCTAACCGCGACTATACCAGTAGGTTGGAGAACCTGTCAGGCCAACTGAACTATAACGTTGATTTAAGCAATCACCATCTAAGCGCGCTACTAGGATATCAGCAGGAAGAATATAAGTATGAAGCATGGTTTGCCTCCAAAATGGGCTTTGTGAGTGACGACGTGCCTGTGTTTAACCTGGGCAGCGACAATCCGATTGCCACCGGTGATGCCTACCAGTATGCCTTACGCTCATACTTTGGAAGAATAAACTACAACTACAAAGAAAAGTACCTGGCAGAGTTCAACCTCCGTTACGATGGCTCCTCCCGCTATGCTCCTGAATACCGCTATGGCGCCTTCCCTTCAGCATCTGTTGGCTGGCGCTTTACCGAAGAGAACTTTATTCAACAGCTAAGCGGCTTATCCTGGTTAACCGAAGGTAAAGTAAGAGCATCATATGGCGATTTAGGTGGCCAGTATGGTGCTAACGGTCCGGCTTACTCAGAGTGGTATCCATACATACCTGTTATGAACTCAATAGGCACCATGCCTATTGGTAATAAACAAACGCTAGGTTTAGCACAAACCATACTTTCGAACGCCATTCTGCAGTGGGAAAAGGCCAATATGCTAAACGTGGGAGTGGACCTGGGTATGTTCCGAAACCGCATGACATTTTCAGCAGACTGGTTTGAGAAGCAGACCAAGGATATTCAGCTAAAAGTGCCGCAGCCATCTGTTATTGGCTTAACAGTTCCTGACCAGAACGCCGGTAGCGTATCAAACAAAGGCTGGGAAGTAAGCCTGGGCTGGAGAGATCAAATCAGCGACTTTACTTATGGCTTCAACGCGCAACTATCGGATGTAAAGAACAATGTCGAGAACTTAGGCGGTGCACCACCAGAAATAGGCGACAGAATCCGTCAGGTTGGCTTCCCGATCGATGCTTTCTATGGTTATCAGACAGACGGACTGGCACAGGAAAGTGATTTTTCACTAGACCCTGCCACTGGCAAGCTAAGCCCTAACTTCCCGACTTTTGATGCAGACAAAGGCAAAGTTGGTCCTGGTGATGTAAAGTACAGAGATATCAGTGGCCCGGAAGGAGTTCCTGACGGTATCATATCGGCAGATTATGACCGCACAGTGATAGGAGATGCTTTCCCACGCTACACTTACTCCTTCAGAGGTGATTTCGGATACAAAGGTTTCGACTTCTCCTTCTTTATCCAGGGTGTAGGCAAAGGCAATGGTTATGTATCTGGTGTTGGCATGCATCCTTTTTATGCAAACGGAGCCTTCCCGCATGAGGTGCACCGCGACAGATGGACACCTGAAAACACGGATGCCTGGTACCCTCGCTTTACATATTCCGACTCCCGAAACCTGCGCGTGTCAGACTATTGGCTTCAGGATGCTTCCTACCTGCGCCTGAAAAACGTGCAGCTTGGCTATACTATTCCAAAGCAACTGACAAATAAGCTACGAATAGATAACCTCAGGGTATATGTATCGGCAGACAACCTGCTTACCAAGACTGACTTCTTCTACGCCTTCGACCCTGAAGTGGCAACTACCAACGGCGGTACTTACCCACAGGTTAAAACATTCATTTTTGGTCTGAACCTAAGATTTAAATAACAGCAGTAGCGAGAGGCATACAGGCTGCAGGAACAAACCGGCCATACTTGCCTTCCTTACTGAAAAACATAAGACATCATGAGAAGAGCACATACTTCTACACCAAAATTACATACTTTCATGCGCAAGGCTGGTTTCAGGATCGCCACGCTTTCCATGCCTGTTTTAATGCTTGCCTCACTGAGTGGCTGCGAGGATGACTTCCTGGAGCGCATGCCTTTGGACACTATCTCTGACGTAAGCTTCTGGAAAACGCAGGAACAGTTAGAGCTAGCTGTAAACGGATGCTACGCCGGCCTTAAAGGCAAGAACTTCCACGATATGGAAAACCTGGCTGACAATACTATCTATCCCCCACGATCAGACTACCAAGCAATTTCCAGCGGTAACTTCGACTTTACAGTGGGTACAGTTAACACCGAGTGGACCACCCAGTACGAAGGCATCAGACGCTGCAACCACTTTCTGGAAAACTTTAAGAAAGCACAGGGTATCAGCCAGGAGAAACTAAACCAGTACGAAGGCGAGGTGCGTTTTATGCGTGCTTTCCACTACAGCTACCTGTCTTTCTTCTTTGGAGATGTGCAGTTAGTTACAAATACCCTGAATATCGGAGACGCAGAGATTTCTGGTAAGCGAGCACCACGCGAAGAAGTGGTTGACTTCATCTTAAATGAACTGGAAGAAGCTGCTAAGCTACTGCCAACCAGTTATGGTAGCAATGACCTTGGAAGAATCACCAAAGGAGCTGCCCTAGGCTGGAAAGCCAGAGTTGCCTTGTTCTACGGGCGCTACGATGTGGCAGAGGTTGCAGCAAAAGCAGTAATGGACCTTGGTATTTACCAACTGTACTCAAATGGTGATCCAGCTACAAGCTACCAGGAACTGTTTACAGACAAGGGGAAACTGGCAGCTGGCAAGAACAAAGAGACTATCCTGGCCCGCCTGTACTTGCAGGATGTCACCATGCATAACATGAGCCGTGAAGTGCAGGTGCCAGACCAAACCTCACGCTTCAGCCCAACACAATCTTTGGTTGACGCCTACCTCAGCAGCGATGGTTTGCCAATAGAGCAATCGCCGTTGTACAGCGAGGATTCCTACGAAGCAATTTTCCAGAACAGGGACCCACGCATGACCCAAACTATCCTGGCTCCGGGAGCTGAATGGGGAGGAAAAGACGATGGAGACAAAGATAACCAGCCTAACAGCACCTTCAGCCTGCCAAAGTTCAATGCAGACAAGAAAGGCTGTGTAACAGGCACAGGTTATTACTTTACAAAGTATGTTGACCTTGCCG is a genomic window containing:
- a CDS encoding TonB-dependent receptor, encoding MVNFSTQLPKAPQKAKKVLAVLLLASCLHTQAATTSFAQNLNDKTITVNFNHVSLKDALSEVEKKSGFRFIYESSLLDSYKDVSLQVSEASVAKVLEQLLSTTSVTYQEQGEKIIITRKDKAESRPSSQQGDIFLIKGKVVDAANPLPGVSVVVKGTSNGTVTSVDGSFEIRVRPNDVLVFSMIGFQPVEHKVSQQDQNINITLKENLQSLGEVVVVGYGTQKKENVTGAVEMITAEALDSRPITSLESGLQGLLPGLTAISNTGFPGASGATLRVRGTGTLNNSEPFVLVDGMPGIDISSLNPDDVESISVLKDAASASIYGSRAANGVILITTKKGQANQKPTVGYNGYYGLQTPTALPKMLGSVEYMEMLNESQRNVDHPLTFTDEQIQIAREGSDPDYYANTNWSDALLKDYAPQQSHNVSINGGTPDLNYYASYGRLNQEGLVVGDQYKATRNNMKLRLGANKLFDLLDLDANLSYVDREQNQPAGGTDYNSGPIYQTFTMSPLTPVRFQNGEWGYGGGSSNPVAVATDGGYNNFKSQEFYGNLAGTVHILKNLSLRAQYGVNIFNQLRSTFSRKIDYLYPETGDFWYSNMTANQLANRDYTSRLENLSGQLNYNVDLSNHHLSALLGYQQEEYKYEAWFASKMGFVSDDVPVFNLGSDNPIATGDAYQYALRSYFGRINYNYKEKYLAEFNLRYDGSSRYAPEYRYGAFPSASVGWRFTEENFIQQLSGLSWLTEGKVRASYGDLGGQYGANGPAYSEWYPYIPVMNSIGTMPIGNKQTLGLAQTILSNAILQWEKANMLNVGVDLGMFRNRMTFSADWFEKQTKDIQLKVPQPSVIGLTVPDQNAGSVSNKGWEVSLGWRDQISDFTYGFNAQLSDVKNNVENLGGAPPEIGDRIRQVGFPIDAFYGYQTDGLAQESDFSLDPATGKLSPNFPTFDADKGKVGPGDVKYRDISGPEGVPDGIISADYDRTVIGDAFPRYTYSFRGDFGYKGFDFSFFIQGVGKGNGYVSGVGMHPFYANGAFPHEVHRDRWTPENTDAWYPRFTYSDSRNLRVSDYWLQDASYLRLKNVQLGYTIPKQLTNKLRIDNLRVYVSADNLLTKTDFFYAFDPEVATTNGGTYPQVKTFIFGLNLRFK
- a CDS encoding RagB/SusD family nutrient uptake outer membrane protein; the protein is MRRAHTSTPKLHTFMRKAGFRIATLSMPVLMLASLSGCEDDFLERMPLDTISDVSFWKTQEQLELAVNGCYAGLKGKNFHDMENLADNTIYPPRSDYQAISSGNFDFTVGTVNTEWTTQYEGIRRCNHFLENFKKAQGISQEKLNQYEGEVRFMRAFHYSYLSFFFGDVQLVTNTLNIGDAEISGKRAPREEVVDFILNELEEAAKLLPTSYGSNDLGRITKGAALGWKARVALFYGRYDVAEVAAKAVMDLGIYQLYSNGDPATSYQELFTDKGKLAAGKNKETILARLYLQDVTMHNMSREVQVPDQTSRFSPTQSLVDAYLSSDGLPIEQSPLYSEDSYEAIFQNRDPRMTQTILAPGAEWGGKDDGDKDNQPNSTFSLPKFNADKKGCVTGTGYYFTKYVDLAAVGTYNKDDNDIHLLRYAEVLLTYAEARLEQGKLTQQDLDMTVNMLRDRVGMVHMDLGTLAANGLDVRTELRRERRVELAREGQRYFDILRWNQGHLLAQDVKGVKKSLIPDYNQAYVASIPTDEEGHLIINTGRRFDEGRNYLWPIPLEQLQRNPNLGQNSGW